A section of the Hemibagrus wyckioides isolate EC202008001 linkage group LG04, SWU_Hwy_1.0, whole genome shotgun sequence genome encodes:
- the rnf7 gene encoding RING-box protein 2 isoform X2 — translation MAEMDDGDEPGLVHAHSGSSSSSKSGGDKMFSLKKWNAVAMWSWDVECDTCAICRVQVMVVWGECNHSFHNCCMSLWVKQNNRCPLCQQDWVVQRIGK, via the exons ATGGCGGAGATGGATGACGGCGATGAGCCGGGTTTAGTGCACGCGCATAGCGGTTCATCGTCTTCATCCAAGTCAGGGGGAGATAAAATGTTTTCTCTCAAGAAGTGGAACGCGGTGGCGATGTGGAGCTGGGATGTCGAGTGTGATACTTGCGCCATATGTAGGGTGCAAGTAATGG TTGTATGGGGAGAGTGCAACCACTCCTTCCATAACTGCTGCATGTCTCTGTGGGTGAAACAAAACAACCGGTGTCCACTATGCCAACAAGACTGGGTTGTGCAGAGGATTGGCAAGTGA
- the rnf7 gene encoding RING-box protein 2 isoform X1, which translates to MAEMDDGDEPGLVHAHSGSSSSSKSGGDKMFSLKKWNAVAMWSWDVECDTCAICRVQVMDACLRCQAENKQEDCVVVWGECNHSFHNCCMSLWVKQNNRCPLCQQDWVVQRIGK; encoded by the exons ATGGCGGAGATGGATGACGGCGATGAGCCGGGTTTAGTGCACGCGCATAGCGGTTCATCGTCTTCATCCAAGTCAGGGGGAGATAAAATGTTTTCTCTCAAGAAGTGGAACGCGGTGGCGATGTGGAGCTGGGATGTCGAGTGTGATACTTGCGCCATATGTAGGGTGCAAGTAATGG ATGCGTGTTTAAGATGTCAAGCAGAAAACAAACAGGAGGACTGTGTTG TTGTATGGGGAGAGTGCAACCACTCCTTCCATAACTGCTGCATGTCTCTGTGGGTGAAACAAAACAACCGGTGTCCACTATGCCAACAAGACTGGGTTGTGCAGAGGATTGGCAAGTGA